One window from the genome of Vidua chalybeata isolate OUT-0048 chromosome 3, bVidCha1 merged haplotype, whole genome shotgun sequence encodes:
- the HTR1B gene encoding 5-hydroxytryptamine receptor 1B, with amino-acid sequence MEPAGPCRAQLGSANDSYRNCSAEEVIYQDATPLSGKIVLAVVLALVTLATVLSNAFVIATVYQTRKLHTPANYLIASLAVTDLLVSILVMPISTMYTVTGRWTLGQIVCDIWLSSDITCCTASILHLCVIALDRYWAITDAVEYSTKRTPKRAAGMIALVWIFSICISMPPLFWRQAKAEEVSNCVVNTDHVLYTVYSTVGAFYFPTLLLIALYGRIYVEARSRILKQTPKKAGKRLTRAQLITDSPGSTSSVTSINSKAPEGSSETGSPVYMNQVKVKVSDALLEKKKLTAARERKATKTLGIILGAFIVCWLPFFIISLVMPICKDACWFHMAIFDFFTWLGYLNSLINPVIYTMSNEDFKQAFHKLIRFRCTG; translated from the coding sequence ATGGAGCCGGCCGGCCCCTGCCGGGCGCAGTTGGGCTCCGCCAACGACTCTTACCGAAACTGTAGCGCCGAGGAAGTGATTTACCAAGATGCCACCCCCCTCTCCGGGAAGATCGTGCTCGCTGTCGTCCTGGCGCTGGTCACCCTGGCCACGGTGCTTTCCAACGCCTTTGTCATCGCCACGGTCTACCAGACGAGGAAGCTCCACACGCCGGCCAACTATCTGATCGCCTCGTTGGCCGTCACCGACCTGCTCGTCTCCATCCTTGTAATGCCCATCAGCACCATGTACACTGTGACCGGCAGGTGGACGCTGGGTCAGATCGTCTGCGATATCTGGCTGTCCTCGGACATCACCTGTTGCACGGCGTCCATCCTGCACCTCTGTGTCATCGCGCTGGACCGCTACTGGGCGATCACCGACGCCGTCGAATACTCCACGAAACGGACTCCCAAGCGGGCAGCGGGCATGATCGCACTGGTATGGATCTTCTCCATCTGCATCTCCATGCCCCCTTTGTTTTGGCGGCAGGCGAAGGCCGAGGAAGTATCTAACTGTGTGGTGAACACGGACCACGTCCTGTACACCGTGTACTCCACAGTAGGAGCCTTCTATTTCCCCACTCTGCTGCTCATAGCCCTCTACGGGAGGATCTACGTGGAAGCCAGGTCGCGGATTTTGAAGCAGACGCCAAAGAAAGCAGGTAAAAGACTAACGCGGGCACAGTTAATTACAGACTCCCCGGGGTCGACCTCTTCCGTCACGTCCATAAACTCCAAGGCTCCCGAGGGATCCAGCGAAACGGGCTCCCCCGTGTACATGAACCAGGTGAAGGTGAAGGTCTCGGACGCCctgctggagaaaaagaagttgACGGCCGCTAGAGAGCGGAAAGCTACAAAGACTTTAGGGATTATTTTAGGAGCCTTCATCGTGTGTTGGCTGCCCTTTTTCATCATCAGCTTGGTGATGCCTATTTGCAAGGACGCTTGCTGGTTCCACATGGCCATCTTTGACTTTTTCACGTGGCTTGGATATCTCAACTCCCTCATCAACCCCGTCATCTATACTATGTCTAACGAAGACTTCAAACAAGCTTTCCACAAACTCATACGTTTCCGATGCACAGGCTGA